One window of the Chloroflexota bacterium genome contains the following:
- a CDS encoding RNA methyltransferase — MLTSLANDRVKLVRALQSQRKAREKEGQFVVEGARLVEEALRANAPVDFALHTNDLDDRARAVLGQLRRRGATLVEVSPEVIKACSDTEHPQSVLAVLPITNNQLLKAGNWLLVICDRLSDPGNLGTLLRSAAAAGVDAALLAPGTVDAFNPKVVRAGMGAHFRLPIESLTWDKIGEKVKGLQVRMAEARSPISNLKSQISYDQADWTQPSAFIISSEADGPSEAARACAAESVFIPMPGETESLNAAVAGSVILFEAVRQRNDIQPPTSNL; from the coding sequence ATGCTCACCAGCCTTGCCAACGACCGCGTTAAACTCGTCCGCGCCCTGCAAAGCCAGCGCAAGGCCCGTGAAAAGGAAGGCCAGTTTGTGGTTGAGGGCGCGCGTCTGGTGGAAGAGGCGTTGAGGGCAAACGCGCCCGTTGACTTTGCCCTTCACACCAACGATCTCGACGACCGCGCCCGGGCCGTGCTCGGCCAACTGCGCCGGCGCGGCGCGACCCTCGTCGAAGTGTCGCCCGAAGTGATAAAAGCCTGCTCGGACACGGAGCATCCGCAAAGCGTGCTGGCAGTTTTACCAATAACCAATAACCAATTACTAAAAGCTGGTAATTGGTTATTGGTTATTTGCGACCGCCTCTCCGACCCCGGCAACCTCGGCACACTTTTGCGAAGCGCCGCCGCCGCCGGCGTGGACGCCGCCTTGCTCGCGCCCGGCACGGTGGACGCTTTCAATCCCAAAGTCGTCCGCGCTGGAATGGGCGCGCATTTTCGCCTGCCAATCGAGTCGCTCACTTGGGATAAAATCGGCGAGAAGGTGAAAGGGCTACAGGTTCGTATGGCCGAAGCTCGATCTCCAATCTCCAATCTCAAATCTCAAATTTCTTATGACCAAGCCGACTGGACTCAACCCTCGGCCTTCATTATCAGCAGTGAAGCCGACGGCCCCAGCGAAGCCGCCCGCGCCTGCGCGGCGGAGTCCGTTTTCATTCCCATGCCCGGCGAAACCGAGTCGCTCAATGCGGCGGTTGCCGGAAGCGTGATCTTGTTTGAAGCAGTGCGGCAAAGAAACGACATCCAACCTCCAACTTCCAACCTCTAA
- a CDS encoding ankyrin repeat domain-containing protein: MTDLPQNLIDDFVGNAHGNFARVKELLEQHPNLLNANASWNEHAIEAASQVGSVEIIHYLLAAGAPTGICTEAVLGHLDNVKAYLDSDPTQANAKGAHGITVLYHAIIRANKEIAELLLARGADVNAGAGGSPPIHGAVMFNQPEMVEWLLAKGADVNSKNYEGKTPLKAAADGGKAAIADLLRKHGGAE; this comes from the coding sequence ATGACCGATCTACCTCAAAACCTCATTGACGATTTTGTGGGCAACGCCCACGGCAACTTTGCCCGGGTGAAGGAATTGCTGGAACAACACCCAAACCTGCTCAACGCCAACGCCTCCTGGAACGAACACGCCATTGAGGCCGCCTCTCAGGTGGGGAGCGTGGAGATCATCCATTACCTTTTGGCGGCTGGCGCACCCACCGGCATTTGCACCGAAGCAGTGCTCGGCCATCTCGACAACGTCAAAGCCTATCTCGACTCGGATCCAACTCAAGCCAACGCCAAAGGCGCGCACGGCATCACGGTGCTCTATCACGCCATCATCCGCGCCAACAAAGAGATCGCTGAACTGCTTCTGGCGCGCGGCGCGGACGTGAACGCCGGCGCGGGCGGCAGTCCGCCCATTCACGGCGCAGTCATGTTCAACCAGCCGGAAATGGTCGAGTGGTTGCTGGCGAAGGGGGCGGATGTCAACAGCAAAAACTACGAAGGCAAGACTCCGCTCAAAGCCGCCGCCGACGGCGGCAAGGCGGCCATCGCTGACTTGCTTCGCAAACACGGCGGCGCTGAATAG
- a CDS encoding DNA translocase FtsK has product MTQQVTSDYLNFQADRIERVLASHRVPVRVHGGLVSSRWMRFLVAVAPGAKISVVRNLSEEIALALGADNVRISREGSNLAVEVPRPDSEPVFLMTLLRSLPPMPPHTACLGMADDGRPLLLRLPSPDVTHVLVAGMTGSGKTELIRAMALSLAIGNRQSQLQFALIDPKSRGLAPLAGLPHLMAPPASDAVSAMALLDRLNEEMDRRDLEGVSQPRIVVIIDEVVDLLMSGNKLIEAAITRLAQRGREAGIHLILGAQKPSSTALGSHIKANLPVRLVGRVGSVEDARVAAGVSATGAEKLGGRGDFIAVAGGQITRFQSAYVPAREWHNLPNILRDGRR; this is encoded by the coding sequence ATGACCCAACAAGTGACTTCTGACTACCTGAATTTTCAGGCCGACCGCATCGAGCGGGTGCTGGCCTCTCACCGCGTGCCGGTTCGGGTGCACGGCGGCCTGGTTTCGTCGCGCTGGATGCGCTTTCTGGTAGCCGTCGCCCCGGGCGCGAAGATCAGCGTCGTGCGTAACCTGAGCGAGGAGATCGCCCTGGCCCTCGGCGCGGACAACGTCCGCATCTCTCGCGAGGGGAGCAACCTGGCGGTAGAAGTGCCCCGCCCGGACTCCGAGCCGGTCTTCCTGATGACTCTGCTTCGAAGCCTGCCGCCCATGCCGCCGCACACGGCCTGCCTCGGTATGGCCGACGATGGCCGCCCTCTCCTTCTCCGCCTGCCCTCGCCCGACGTAACCCACGTGCTAGTGGCCGGGATGACCGGCTCTGGTAAGACGGAATTGATCCGGGCCATGGCCCTCAGCCTGGCGATTGGCAACCGGCAGTCGCAGTTGCAGTTCGCCCTCATTGATCCCAAGTCGCGCGGCCTTGCCCCGCTGGCGGGCCTGCCGCACCTGATGGCCCCACCCGCCTCCGACGCCGTCTCGGCGATGGCCCTGCTCGACCGCCTCAACGAGGAAATGGATCGCCGCGATCTCGAAGGCGTTTCCCAGCCGCGCATCGTCGTCATCATTGACGAAGTGGTGGATTTGCTAATGTCGGGCAATAAGTTGATCGAGGCGGCCATCACCCGGCTGGCCCAGCGCGGGCGTGAGGCCGGCATCCACCTCATCCTCGGCGCGCAGAAACCCTCCTCAACCGCGCTCGGCTCGCACATCAAAGCCAACCTGCCGGTGCGACTGGTGGGGCGCGTGGGTAGTGTCGAAGATGCGCGAGTGGCGGCCGGCGTCTCGGCCACCGGCGCAGAAAAACTCGGCGGGCGCGGCGACTTCATCGCCGTGGCCGGCGGGCAGATCACCCGTTTTCAATCGGCTTACGTCCCGGCTCGCGAATGGCACAACCTGCCCAACATTCTGCGCGACGGGCGGAGATAA